Proteins encoded in a region of the Campylobacter showae CSUNSWCD genome:
- a CDS encoding flavocytochrome c, with amino-acid sequence MQEQMSRRDLLKLGMVGAGALALGSVNAQASALNAKDVKFDEEWDVIIIGSGFAGLAAGLKAAEKGNKVLILEKMGRIGGNSVINGGGMSVPMNPVQEKTGVKDSKELFMNDCLKAGLGINHPELLSTLADRGLDAFKFLVDSGVQFKMDHCAHFGGHSVARSMLTTNDSGSGYIQPMLEKFEALKDKGCELRRRAKFDDFVLDDSGRVVGVTIREEYRFDDKLYSDDLENTSGTKKTLKAKKGVVLAAGGFCRDKIFRKLQDPRIPDDVDSTNHAGATAGALLKAFEIGAYPVQVDWIQFGPWASPDEKGFGTAPILTQQGTFKYGIAVDIRTGKRFVNELADRKTRADAEFKILREDPKAYPITFADTKMAFKDLSEEVISKGMASGKLVGECASLDEIASKYGVPADALKESVKKYNEGVKAKKDEFGKQESALSEINEAGPFYVIRLSPKPHHTMGGLKINTKAEVISSKTNKPIPGLYAAGEITGGTHGASRLGTVAITDCIVFGMIAGENLA; translated from the coding sequence ATGCAAGAGCAAATGTCAAGACGCGATTTGTTAAAGCTAGGTATGGTGGGTGCAGGTGCGCTAGCACTTGGTTCGGTAAATGCACAAGCAAGCGCGCTAAACGCAAAAGACGTCAAATTTGATGAAGAGTGGGATGTGATCATCATCGGCTCGGGCTTTGCGGGGCTTGCGGCGGGCTTAAAAGCAGCCGAAAAGGGCAACAAAGTCTTGATTCTAGAAAAGATGGGTCGCATCGGCGGCAACTCCGTAATCAACGGCGGCGGTATGAGCGTACCGATGAATCCCGTGCAGGAAAAAACGGGCGTTAAAGACAGCAAAGAGCTATTTATGAACGACTGCTTAAAGGCAGGACTTGGCATCAACCACCCTGAGCTTTTAAGCACCCTAGCCGATCGCGGTTTGGACGCGTTTAAATTCCTCGTTGATAGCGGCGTGCAATTTAAAATGGATCACTGCGCGCACTTCGGCGGACACAGCGTCGCGCGCTCGATGCTAACTACAAATGATAGCGGCTCGGGCTACATCCAACCGATGCTTGAAAAATTTGAAGCGCTGAAAGACAAGGGCTGCGAGCTTCGCCGCCGCGCCAAATTTGACGACTTCGTACTAGATGACAGCGGCCGCGTCGTGGGCGTGACGATCAGAGAAGAGTATAGGTTTGACGATAAGCTTTACAGCGATGACCTAGAAAACACCAGCGGCACAAAAAAGACGCTCAAAGCCAAAAAAGGCGTAGTACTCGCTGCGGGTGGATTTTGCCGCGATAAAATTTTCCGCAAGCTTCAAGACCCGCGCATTCCTGATGACGTCGATAGCACAAATCACGCGGGGGCTACCGCGGGCGCGCTACTAAAAGCCTTTGAGATCGGCGCGTATCCGGTGCAGGTCGATTGGATCCAGTTCGGTCCATGGGCGAGCCCCGATGAGAAGGGCTTTGGTACAGCTCCGATCCTAACTCAGCAAGGCACCTTTAAATACGGCATCGCGGTCGATATCCGTACCGGCAAGCGCTTTGTGAACGAGCTTGCGGACCGCAAGACCCGCGCGGACGCGGAGTTTAAAATTTTACGCGAGGATCCGAAAGCCTATCCGATAACCTTCGCCGATACCAAAATGGCGTTTAAAGACCTAAGCGAAGAGGTTATTTCTAAAGGCATGGCAAGCGGCAAGCTAGTGGGCGAATGCGCGAGTCTAGATGAGATCGCCAGTAAATACGGCGTGCCTGCGGATGCCTTAAAAGAGAGCGTCAAAAAATACAACGAAGGCGTCAAAGCCAAAAAAGACGAGTTTGGCAAACAAGAAAGCGCGCTAAGCGAGATCAACGAGGCAGGACCGTTCTACGTCATCCGCCTATCGCCGAAGCCTCACCACACCATGGGTGGCCTAAAGATCAACACTAAAGCCGAGGTCATCTCAAGCAAGACTAATAAGCCGATCCCCGGCCTATATGCAGCAGGCGAGATCACCGGCGGTACGCACGGCGCGAGCAGGCTAGGTACGGTTGCGATAACCGACTGCATAGTGTTTGGGATGATTGCTGGAGAAAA